The following coding sequences lie in one Labrys wisconsinensis genomic window:
- a CDS encoding ABC transporter permease, translating into MATAAAETRTLTAARLRALAPLIVLAGLCLIVGALNPNFLTPANAARVLTAAAVPLVLAMGATFVILIGGVDLSVEGTMALGAITLALTVQNDANDLAIGLFAIPLAILVGAAMGAVGGAVHVGLRIPSFMVTLGIWFIGLGIAAVLLGGGTVRILDPSIRALSLTRFLGLPLLVWIAAAALAVAYLVESHTRLGRHAFAVGGGEDLAALSGIPIGRIKVMVFALAGAFYGLASVLAAAQLGQGNATIGDGRLFMTITAVVVGGTSLMGGQGGVLNTLVGVLIVAVLANGMILLGIPPYAQQTAQGLMIIAAVALSLDRAKLRIVK; encoded by the coding sequence ATGGCCACCGCCGCCGCCGAAACCAGGACCCTCACCGCCGCCCGGCTGCGCGCCCTGGCGCCGCTCATCGTGCTGGCCGGGCTCTGCCTGATCGTCGGCGCGCTCAACCCGAACTTCCTCACCCCGGCCAATGCCGCGCGGGTGCTGACCGCCGCGGCCGTGCCGCTGGTGCTGGCCATGGGTGCCACCTTCGTCATCCTGATCGGCGGCGTCGACCTCTCGGTGGAAGGCACCATGGCGCTCGGCGCGATCACGCTCGCGCTCACCGTGCAGAACGACGCCAATGATCTCGCCATCGGCCTCTTCGCCATACCGCTGGCAATCCTCGTCGGCGCGGCCATGGGCGCCGTCGGCGGCGCGGTGCATGTCGGCCTGCGCATCCCCTCCTTCATGGTGACGCTCGGCATCTGGTTCATCGGCCTCGGCATCGCCGCGGTGCTGCTCGGCGGCGGCACGGTGCGCATCCTCGATCCCTCCATCCGCGCCCTGTCGCTGACCCGCTTCCTCGGCCTGCCGCTGCTGGTGTGGATCGCCGCGGCGGCGCTCGCCGTCGCCTATCTCGTCGAGAGCCATACCCGCCTCGGACGCCATGCCTTCGCCGTCGGCGGCGGCGAGGACCTCGCGGCGCTCTCCGGCATCCCGATCGGCCGGATCAAGGTCATGGTCTTCGCCCTCGCCGGCGCCTTCTACGGCCTCGCCAGCGTGCTGGCCGCGGCCCAGCTCGGCCAGGGCAACGCCACCATCGGCGACGGCCGCCTGTTCATGACCATCACCGCCGTGGTGGTCGGCGGCACCTCGCTGATGGGCGGGCAGGGCGGCGTGCTCAACACCCTGGTCGGCGTGCTGATCGTCGCCGTGCTCGCCAACGGCATGATCCTGCTCGGCATCCCGCCCTATGCCCAGCAGACGGCGCAGGGCCTGATGATCATCGCGGCGGTGGCGCTGTCGCTCGACCGCGCCAAGCTGCGCATCGTGAAGTGA
- a CDS encoding sugar ABC transporter substrate-binding protein: MTILLPQGRPLGRRDMLKGAAALGLGAVLPAGFARLALAQDKPTVVNSIRSLSNPYHATWNKGGAAFAKAIGADYVTLVTEGDSEKGTADIRAILAKTGGNCIINVDPNDSADARPIVEACVAAKAFVVTQWNKPADLHPWDHDPYHVAHISFDGVKYGEVTAKALIDAIGGKGGILALGGILSNTPAIERRAGLEKAVADHPDVKILDFQVADWQSNKAFDTVSAWLTRFGADVKGIWAANDDMAVGALEALRAEGLAGKVPVTGIDGIKTAVEAVKAGEMAATVSWDPFWQGSMGLAIGYAAKTGKINPASEPKEHREFYGTGVVVTKETVAAFYKDNIEAEPKVDFTDLWSRVTGQIRQG, translated from the coding sequence ATGACCATCCTGCTTCCGCAGGGGCGGCCGCTGGGCCGTCGCGACATGCTGAAGGGCGCCGCGGCGCTTGGGCTCGGCGCCGTCCTGCCCGCCGGCTTCGCCCGGCTGGCGCTGGCGCAGGACAAGCCGACCGTGGTCAATTCGATCCGGTCGCTGTCCAATCCCTACCACGCCACCTGGAACAAGGGCGGAGCCGCCTTCGCCAAGGCGATCGGCGCCGACTACGTGACGCTGGTCACCGAGGGCGACAGCGAGAAGGGCACCGCCGACATCCGCGCCATCCTGGCCAAGACCGGCGGCAACTGCATCATCAACGTCGACCCCAACGATTCCGCCGACGCCCGGCCGATCGTCGAGGCCTGCGTCGCCGCCAAGGCCTTCGTGGTCACCCAGTGGAACAAGCCGGCCGATCTGCATCCCTGGGACCACGACCCCTATCACGTCGCCCACATCTCCTTCGACGGCGTCAAGTATGGCGAGGTCACGGCCAAGGCCCTGATCGACGCCATCGGTGGCAAGGGCGGCATCCTGGCGCTCGGCGGCATCCTGTCGAACACGCCGGCGATCGAGCGCCGGGCCGGGCTGGAGAAGGCGGTCGCCGATCATCCCGACGTCAAGATCCTCGATTTCCAGGTGGCGGACTGGCAGTCCAACAAGGCCTTCGATACGGTCTCGGCCTGGCTCACCCGCTTCGGCGCCGACGTCAAGGGCATCTGGGCCGCCAATGACGACATGGCGGTCGGCGCGCTCGAGGCGCTCCGGGCCGAGGGCCTGGCCGGCAAGGTGCCGGTCACCGGCATCGACGGCATCAAGACCGCGGTCGAGGCGGTGAAGGCGGGCGAGATGGCCGCCACCGTGTCCTGGGATCCGTTCTGGCAGGGCTCGATGGGCCTTGCCATCGGCTATGCCGCCAAGACCGGCAAGATCAATCCGGCGAGCGAGCCCAAGGAGCACCGCGAGTTCTACGGCACCGGCGTGGTCGTGACCAAGGAGACGGTGGCCGCCTTCTACAAGGACAATATCGAGGCCGAGCCCAAGGTCGACTTCACCGATCTGTGGAGCCGCGTCACCGGCCAGATCCGCCAGGGTTGA